In Anaerolineales bacterium, the following are encoded in one genomic region:
- a CDS encoding acylneuraminate cytidylyltransferase yields the protein MSAKKPEVLAIIPARGGSKSIPRKNALPFLGHPLLAYSVAAGVQAQKVTRTIISTDDAEMAELARQYGAEAPFLRPAEFAQDSTQDLPVFQHALGWLAENEDYHPEIVVQLRPTSPVRPHSLVDEAVEILLNHPAADSVRGVVPSGQNPYKMWRINESEAMQPLLTVDHNLEPYNSPRQVLPPTYWQTGHVDAIRAATILQGSMSGASIWPVHIDPRYTVDIDTHNDWKRAEWLAASGELDLVWPGASRRPLPAEVRLLVLDFDGVMTDNRVWVDQDGREQVAANRGDGLGLLQLRKAGVQTLVMSMETNPVVARRCEKLGIEYYQGIEDKATLLKKILAEKQIAAENTVYIGNDTNDLPCFPLVGCAVAVGDSHPAVLRQADRVLIYPGGRGAVRELCDLILENLPKENK from the coding sequence GTGAGCGCCAAGAAGCCGGAAGTTCTGGCGATCATCCCCGCCCGCGGCGGCTCCAAGAGCATTCCGCGCAAAAATGCACTCCCCTTTCTGGGGCATCCCTTATTGGCTTATAGTGTCGCTGCCGGGGTGCAAGCCCAGAAAGTGACCCGCACCATCATTTCCACCGACGATGCCGAAATGGCGGAGCTGGCTCGCCAATACGGGGCCGAAGCACCGTTTTTACGCCCGGCCGAATTCGCTCAGGACAGCACTCAAGATTTGCCAGTCTTCCAGCATGCTTTGGGGTGGCTGGCCGAGAACGAAGATTACCATCCCGAGATCGTGGTGCAGCTGCGCCCCACCTCTCCGGTGCGGCCGCACAGTCTGGTGGATGAAGCCGTGGAGATCTTGCTCAACCACCCCGCCGCCGATTCCGTGCGTGGCGTAGTACCTTCCGGCCAAAACCCTTACAAGATGTGGCGGATAAACGAAAGCGAAGCGATGCAGCCGCTGCTGACCGTGGATCACAACCTGGAACCCTACAATTCGCCCCGCCAGGTCTTGCCACCGACCTACTGGCAGACCGGACATGTGGACGCTATTCGGGCGGCGACGATTCTGCAGGGCAGTATGAGCGGAGCGTCGATCTGGCCGGTGCATATTGATCCCCGCTACACAGTGGATATTGATACCCACAACGATTGGAAGCGGGCTGAGTGGCTGGCCGCCTCAGGCGAACTGGACCTGGTCTGGCCCGGTGCCTCTCGCCGGCCGCTGCCCGCCGAGGTACGCTTGCTGGTGCTGGACTTCGACGGCGTGATGACTGACAACCGCGTGTGGGTGGACCAGGACGGTCGCGAACAGGTGGCCGCCAACCGCGGCGACGGGCTGGGCCTGCTGCAATTGCGCAAAGCTGGGGTGCAGACCCTGGTGATGTCGATGGAGACCAACCCGGTGGTGGCGCGCCGCTGTGAAAAGCTGGGCATTGAGTATTACCAGGGCATTGAAGATAAAGCTACTTTGTTAAAGAAGATATTGGCTGAAAAGCAGATCGCGGCCGAAAACACGGTTTATATTGGCAATGACACCAACGACCTGCCCTGCTTCCCTCTGGTCGGTTGCGCCGTGGCAGTGGGCGACTCTCATCCAGCCGTATTGCGCCAGGCAGACAGAGTTTTGATTTACCCCGGCGGCCGGGGCGCAGTCCGCGAGCTTTGTGATTTAATTCTAGAGAACCTCCCCAAGGAGAACAAATGA